The region GTCGAAGCCGTACACCCCGGAGCCCTCGCGGGCGGCGGCGATGATCTTGAGCGTGCTGCCCGCGTAGACGCCGAACTCCAGCGCCAGGCCGTCGTGCTCGACCAGCGTCAGGGCGTGTTCGAGGGTGGCGTGCGGGTGGTCGAAGTGCGGGGCGGCGGTCATCTCGTCCCGGACGAACCGCGCGGTGTCGGTCGCCGCCTCCCGCTCGCCGGCGAACACGATGTCCCGGCGCGCCCTGATCTCGAACCGCCGGAGGTCCTCGGCCACCCGGTCGGAGCGGTGGCGCAGCTCCTCGCGGAGGCCGTCCAGGTCACCCTGGAGCCGGTCGAGGCGTTCGCTGGTGGCCCGGTGGTAGGGGCCCACGACGTCGTCGATGGCCCTCATCAGCTTGCCGCGCAGCCGGCTGCGCACCTCTTCCACCACTCGGTTGTGTCGCACCCGGTCGAGCACGTGAGCTCTCCTCTCCCACCTTCACCGCTGAAGACGCGACACACGTTCGGGCAACCGCCGGACCGCTGTCCAGTGGTCGTTACCCATTCGCCGCGTTGCTACAGGTACTGGCCGCCCCGCAGCGGGGGGTGCTCGGTGGCTTCGGCGGAAGAGCCCGCCGGGAGGGCGCGGCCGCGCATCTGCTCCAGTTGGACGCGCGCTGCCATCTGCTGGGCGAACAGGGCGGTCTGGATGCCGTGGAAGAGACCCTCCAGCCAACCCACCAGCTGGGCCTGCGCGATCCGCAGTTCGGCGTCGGACGGCGTGCCCTCCTCGGTGAACGGCAGCGACAGCCGCTCCAGCTCGTCGCGCAGCTCCGGCGCGAGCCCGTCCTCCAGCTCGTCGATGGACCGCTTGTGGATCTCCTTGAGCCGGTTGCGCGACGCCTCGTCCAGCGGGGCGGCCCGCACCTCCTCCAGGAGCTGCTTGATCATCGTGCCGATCCGCATCACCTTGGCCGGCTGCTCGACCAGGTCCGTGACGTCCGGACCGCCGCCCTCGCCCACCGGCACCCGCGCGGCGCCGACCGGCATGCCGTCCGGTCCGACCACCACGACCTGCCGTTCGTTCTCCGCTGCCTCGCTCATGCGTCCATCCTGACGGGACCGACCCCCGCCGTGCGAACCGGGTGGTCCGCGCCCTCGCCCGGACCGCTAGAACCGAGAACCTCTCACCTTGTAGTACCGCCGCATACCGCCGCGCGGGCGTCGTGAGCACCGAAGTGCCGACCGAAGTCCCGCGAACCCCGCAAACCGATCAAGGCGGCGGAAAGCGGCCGTGGGCCGGGTCACGCCGACGCCCGGCCCTGGCCCCCTGCTGTCGCTTGCCCCGGTCTCCTCCGTACGGTGTGCGGCATGGCGTTCGACGTCGCACGGGTCCGTGGGCTGTTCCCCGCGCTCGGCGACGGCTGGGTTCACCTGGACGCGCCGGCGGGGATGCAGGTCCCCGAGCAGGTGGCCACGGCCGTCTCCACCGCGCTGCGCGCACCGGTCTCCGGACCGGGTGGCATCTTCCCCGCCTCGCAACGCGCCGAGGCCATCGTGGACGCGGCCCGCCGGGCGGTCGCGGACCTGGTCGGGGCCGACCCGGCCGGGGTCGTCCTCGGGCCGAGCAGCGCCGTGCTCCTGCAACGCCTGTCCGACGCCGTGTCCGAGACCTGGTTCCTGGGCGACGAGGTCGTGGTGTCGCGGCTGGACCACTCGTCCAACATCGCGCCGTGGCAGCGCGCCGCCCAGCGCACCGGCAGCGTCGTGCGGTGGGCCGAAGTCGACATCGAGACCTGCGAGCTGCCCGCGTGGCAGTACGACGAGCTGATCACCGACAAGTGCAAGCTGGTCGCGGTGACCGCCGCGTCCGGCTCGGTCGGGTCCCGGCCGGACCTGGCCAAGATCGCCCAGTCGGCCCGCCGGACCGACGCGCTGGTGGTCGTGGACGCCTCGTCGGCCGCGCCGTTCGTGCCGCTGGACATCACGTCGATGGACGCCGACGTGGTCGCGGTCTCGGCGAACGCGTGGGGCGGCCCGCCGGTGGGGGCGCTGGTGTTCCGCGACCCGTCGCGGCTGGACCTGCTGCCCTCGGTCGCCGTCGAGCCCGGCGCGCGCGGCCCGGAACGCCTCGAACTCGGCCCGCACGCCTACCCGCTGCTGGCCGGCCTGGTGGCCTCCGTCGAGTACCTGGCGGGGCTGGACGACGCCGCGGTCGGCCCCCGGCGGGAACGCCTGCTCACGTCTCTCGGGTCGGTGAAGGCTTACCAAGCGGGACTTCTGGCTAATCTCATCAACGAACTGCGATCGCTCCGTCACGTCATGGTGATCGGCGACGCCATGCGGCGGGTCCCGGCGCTGGCGTTCACGGTGGCCGGCGTGAAGTCGACCGACGGTGTCGAGCACCTGTCCGAGCGCGGCGTCTGCGCCTTCGCCGACTCGGGCCAGCACGGCGTCTTCTCGGTCCTGGGGGTGGGTGAGGTCGGCGGAGCGATCCGGGTGGGCCTCGCGCACTACACGAACGCGGTCGAAGTGGACGAACTCGTGCGGGCGGTCGCCGAGCTGGGGTAGCCGGAGGTGTGGTGGACGACGCTGTGTCCCGTGAACTGGCCGACCTCGCCGCACTGCACCGCCTGAGCCCGCTGATGTCCGAGTACCTGCCGACGACGGCGCACGAGCTGCGCCCGGCGGCGCTGGCGGCCGTGGTGGACGAGGTGCTGCTGGGCTCGCGCACGGTCATCGTGGAGTGCGGCTGCGGCTCGTCGTCGGTGCTGCTGGCCCGGCTGCTGGCCCGGCGCGGCTTCGGCCACGTGCTGTCGGTCGAGCACGACGAGCGCACGGCGGCCTTCGTGGCCAGCCAGCTCCGCCGCGAGGGCCTGGGCCACGTGGCCCGGGTCGTGCACGCGCCGCTGTCCCCGCACCCGGCCGCCCTGGGCGGCGCGCGGTGGTACCACCCCCAGCTGGTGCACGACGAGGTGACGGCCTACGTGGAGCGCTACGGCCTGGTGGACCTGCTGCTGGTGGACGGCCCGCTGCCGGCCGACGCCCGCTACCCGGCCCTGCCGGTCTTCCGGGGCGTGCTCGCCCCCGGCGCGGCGGTCCTGGTGGACGACGCGGAACGCCCCGACGAGCAACCCGTCCTGCGCCGCTGGTCGCAGGAGTTCGCACTCCGCTTCCACCCCACCCCGCGCACGTCGCTGGCCACCGCGACCGCGCTGGAGTAGCGCCGGACCCACCGACCGCCGGGCCGACCCGCGCCCGTCGCCGGCCGTGCGCGCCACGACCCGCGCCGGTCGCCGGCCGTGCGCGCCACGACCGGCGGCGGGGCTCAGAACGCGAGGACCAGCTTGCCGAACACGTCCTTGCCGTCCTCCAGCGCGCGGTGCGCGTCGGCCGCCCGCCGGATCGGCAGGACCTCGTGCACGATGGGCTTGACCTGGCCCGACGCCACCAGCGGCCACAGGTGTTCGCGCACCGCCGCGACGATCGCGCCCTTGCCGTTCGGCCCGTCGACCGGCCGGGACCGCAGCCCGGTGCCGGTGATCGCGCCGCGCTTGGCAAGCAGCTTGCCGATGTTCAGCTCGCCCTTCACCCCGCCCTGCATGCCGATGATCGCCAGCCGCCCGTCCGGCGCCAGCACGTCGACGTTGCGGGCCAGGTAGGACGCTCCCATGTTGTCCAGCACGACGTCCGCCGCGCCGACCTCGGCCACGAAGTCCTGGGTCCGGTAGTTCACCGCGATGTCCGCGCCCAGCTCGCGGCACCGGGCCAGCCGCTCGTCGGACCCCGCCGTCACGGCCACCCGCGCGCCGAGCGCCTTGCCGACCTGGATCGCGTGCGTGCCGATGCCGCCCGCGCCGCCGTGCACCAGCAGCGTCTCGCCCGCAGACAGGCGCGCCAGCATCACCACGTTCGACCACACCGTGCACGCCACCTCGGGCAGCGACGCGGCCGTCACCAGGTCGACGCCTCCCGGCACCGGCAGCAGTTGGGCCGCCGGGACGACGACCCGCTCGCCGTAGCCGCCGCCCGCGAGCAGCGCGCACACCTCGTCGCCCACCTGCCACCCGGTCACGCCCTCGCCGAGCGCGGCGACCGTGCCGGAGCACTCCAGGCCCAGCACGTCCGACGCGCCGGGCGGCGGCGGGTAGAGGCCCTGGCGCTGGAGCAGGTCCGCGCGGTTCACCGCGGTCGCCGCCACGTCGACGAGCACCTCGCCCGGCCCCGGTTCGGGATCCCGAACCCCGTCACTCCACTCCAGGACGTCCGGGCCGCCTGGTTCACGAATCGTGATCGCGTGCATGGCCCCCGACGGTAATGCGCTCGCCGCGCGGGCGCGCCCTGGGCACCATCGACCGGTATGGACGCCTGGCCGTTGCGACACCTGGTTCTGCGCACCCCCCGGCTCGAACTGCGCCCGGACGACGACGCCGGCCTGCTCGAACTGGTCGAGGAGACGCTGCTCGGCATCCACGACCCGGAGGAGATGCCGTTCGCCGTCGAGTGGACCGACGCGCCCCCGGAAACCTTGGGCCCCACCACCGTGCGGCACTACTGGTCCGAGCGGGCGGCCCTGACCACCGAGCGCTGGTCGGTCAACTTCCTGGTGCGGCTGGCCGGCCGGGTGATCGGCGTGCAGAGCCTGTCCGCCGAGTCGTTCCCGGTGCTCGGCGAGGTCGGCACCGGGTCGTGGATCGGGCTGCGGCACCAGGGCGCGGGCATCGGCACCGAGATGCGCGCGGCCGTGCTGGCGTTCGCGTTCGACCACCTCGGCGCGCGGGTGGCCCGGTCCAGCGCGTTCGACGACAACCTGGCCTCGCACGGTGTCAGCCGCCGGCTGGGCTACCGCCCCAACGGGACGTTCACGCAGGTCCGCCGCGGTGTGCCGGCCGGGCAGACGCGGCTGGCCCTGGCCCGCGAGCAGTTCGTCCGACCGGACTGGGAACTGGCCGTGACGGGTGTCACGTCCTGTCTGGGTCTGCTCACTGGGCGAGAACCCGCCGAGTGACGGATTGATTTCCGCACGCACCAGAGGTGAGGGTTCGGCATCCGAGTGAAGGGGAAACTCGCCCATGTCAGGTAGAACCGGGATCCGGCGCGTGCTCGTCATCGCCGCGTCCGCGTCCCTCGCCCTCGCCGCCGCGCCGGTCGCGGACGCCGCACCCGCCGGTCTGAAAGGCCCGGCGCTGGCCAAGAAGCTCACCCAGAACGTGTCCGCGGACGGGGTCAACCGCCACCTGATCGCCTTCCAGCGGATCGCGGACCGCAACGGCGGCAACCGCGCGGCCGGCACCACCGGTTACGACGCCAGCGTGGAGTACGTCGCGGGCAAGCTGCGCGGCGCGGGCTTCGACGTCACCACCCCGGAGTTCACCTACCCGGTCCAGGTCACCGACGCGGCCACGGCGAAGGTCGGCACCACGACCTACGAGAACCTGCCGCTGACCTACTCGCCGCAGACCCCGGTGGGCGGCGTCACCGGACCGCTGCGGGCCGTGCCCGAGGACGCGACGCCGGGCTGCGAGGCGACCGACTTCGCGGGCCAGGACTTCACCGGTTCGATCGCGCTGATCCGGCGCGGCGCGTGCACGTTCGACATCAAGCACCGCAACGCGGCGGCGGCCGGTGCGGTCGCGGTGATCGTGGCGAACAACGTGGCGGGCAGCCTGGCCGGCTTCACGCTCGGCGCGCCGGGCGTCGTCCCGACCGGCGGCACCTCCCAGGTGGACGGCAACGCGCTGTTCGCCAAGGCGGGCCAGCCGGTCACCGTCGACCTGCGGTACCACTCGGAGGACCGGGTCTCGCGCAACGTCATCGCGCAGACCAGGACCGGTCGCAAGGACAACGTCGTGGTCGCCGGCGCGCACCTCGACAGCGTCGCGGTGGGTCCGGGCATCAACGACAACGGCACCGGCTCGGCCGGTCTGCTGGAGACCGCGCTGCAGCTGGGCGGCTCGCCGAAGGTGAACAACGCCGTCCGGTTCGGCTGGTGGGGTGCCGAGGAGATCGGGCTGCTCGGGTCCATCGCCTACGTCAAGTCGCTGACCTTCGAGCAGCAGCTCGACATCGCGCTCTACCTGAACTTCGACATGATCGGCTCGCCGAACGCGGGCTACTTCGTCTACGACGGCGACAACTCCGACGGCGTCGGCGCGGGCGCGGGCCCGTACGGCTCGGGGCAGATCGAGAAGTCGTTCGTGGACTACCTGACCGTGGAGAAGAAGATCCAGGTCGAGGGCACGGACTTCACCGGCCGGTCGGACTACGGCGAGTTCATCAAGCAGGGCATCCCGGCCGGCGGCCTGTTCACCGGTGCCGAGGTGCTCAAGACCCCGGCGCAGGTGGCCAAGTGGGGCGGCCAGGCGGGCGTCGCCTACGACCCGAACTACCACCTGGCCGGGGACAACCTGGGCAACATCGACCGCAAGGCGCTGGACCGCAACTCCGACGCCCTGGCGTGGGTCACCGCGTCCTACGCGATCAGCACCGAGGACGTGAACGGCGTCCCGCCGCGCAAGTCCCGTGCGGCGGCGCGCGCTGCGGCGGCCAAGTCGCTGAGCGTCGAGTCGCACGACCACGACCACTCGCACGACGTCGTGGCGTAGTACGTCCTGCGCGGGGCCGGCTCCTCCGGGGGCCGGCCCCTGCGCGTCAGCAGCCCCCTCGCCGCTGCACACGCCGTCCGGAATCTCTTCCGCGACGCGCGGGGCGTGACCCGGTCAGCCGAGGTTGTCGGTTCCGAACGTGTCGCAGCGCGCCGGGTCGCCGGTGTCGTAGCCGAGGGTGTACCACTTCTGGCGCTGCGCGGACGTGCCGTGGGTGAACTGGGTCGTGTCGATCCGGCCGCCGCCGAGCTCCTTCTGGATGAAGTCGTCGCCGATCCGGGCCGCCGCGTCCAGCGCCGCCGCGATGTCGTCCTGGGTCACGCCGGTGATCAGCGGCTTGCCCGACGAGGTCGGCACGGTCGTGGCGTGGTTGGCCCACGCGCCCGCGTAGCAGTCCGCCTGGAGCTCCAGCCGCACCGAGTCCGACTTGGGGCCGCTGCGCGTGCGCACCCGGTCGGAGGTGCCCAGCAGGTTCTGGAGGTGGTGGCCGTACTCGTGGGCCAGCACGTAGGCCTCCACGAACGGGCCGCCGGTCGCGCCGAACTTCTGCTGCAGCTCCTGGAAGAAGACCAGGTCGATGTACACCTGCGCGTCCGCCGGGCAGTAGAACGGGCCCACCGCCGAGGTGGCGTTGCCACAGCGGGTCTGCACGCCGCCGGAGAAGAAGTTCGTCTGCGCCGGCTGGTAGGTGCGGCCGGAGCGGGCGAACTGGTCGGTCCAGTAGCCCTGGATCGAGTTGATGAACGCCACCGCGCGGCAGTCCGCGTTCTTGTTGGCGTCCGCGCCGGTCTTGCACTTGCTCTTGATGGCCTCGGAACCGACCTGCTGGCCGCGGCCCACGTCCTCGAAGCCCGCCCCGGTCGGCAGCTGGCCGCCGCCGCCGAGCTGGGAGAGCACGAAGTAGATGATCAGGCCCACGATGCCCAGGCCACCGCCGCCCAGCGCGACCCGGCCGCCGACCCCGCCGCCGCCACCCCGCAGGTCCGAGACCTGGGACGTGTCGAGTTCGGCGTCCTCGTTGAACTGCACCGCGTGTCCTCCAACCCAGGGCCCCACAAAGGCGGCACCACGATAACCGGGCGCGGCCGCGAATCGGGTTCCGCCACGAACACAGTTCCCCGCCCGCCCACGCCCCAACCCCACGCCACCGTCCGAGCGCCCGCACCACCTCGAACCCCGCCGGCCCGCTCTGCACCCCGCCGGCCCGCTGTTCATGCGCTTCGGCCGGCTCTCATTCGCTTCGGCCCGCGCCCGTCTCCGCTTCCGCCCGCTTTCGTGCGCCTTCGTGCGCGCTCGCCCGCTCTCGGCCACCCGTCGGCTTGGGTCCGCGCAAAGGCCCAGGTGCGGTTCCCGACATGGGGGCACCGCACCTGGGTTCTTACCTTGTGGAAGTGACTGACCCGGCCCGTCAGCGAGGTGGCGTGGACCCCGGCGGGTGCCGCCGTGCGAGACGGGCACCTGAGTCGTCCGTGGTCAACAGCGTCAAGCGCGTCGTTCACGCTCGCCGGCGCGTCGTTCACGCGTCGAAGCGCCGCGCGCTCGTCGAACCTCGGTGGAACCGCTCACGTTTCGCGATCAGGACGGTCTGCACCATCCCGCCCGCGGGGTCGCGGCCGAACGCGGATCGTCACAGCGAGGACTTCTCTGCACCGCACCACCTACCCCTTCCGGGCGTGCCGGCCGCGGCTGGAGGTCTCGCGTCGCCCGGCGGCAGGTCCTGCTTCGAGGATGCGCTTGATCGGCCCTCAGCACAACCGTTCACGCCAACCCTGAACTGGTGAAACCCGGACGGACCGTCGCAGTGGGACGGTGGTCGCGCGCCGTGGGCGGGACTGGCCCCGCCCACGGCGCGCGGTCGTCAGGCGACGGTGCTGATCCGGCCCAGGGCCGGCGGAGCGGTGTTCGGGTGCGCGCCCAGGTAGGCGCTGAAGGCGTCGAGGTCGATGCCGCCACCGGTGATGTCCGTGCCGCCGGTGAAGACGCTGAAGCCGTCACCGCCGCCCTGCAGGAACGAGTTGATCGTGACCCGGTAGCTCGCGGCCGGGTCCAGCGGCGTCCCGTTCAGGACCACGTCGGAGACCTTCGAGCCGATCGCGGCCGACGCCGACCACTTGTAGGTCAGGCCCGCGCTCGGCTGGAGGATGATCTGCCGCTGCGCGCCGTTGACGACCTGCCACTGCTGCTCCAGCGCTGCCTTGATCTGCGTGCCGGTCAGCGTGACCGTCTGGAGGATGTTGCCGAACGGCTGCACGGTGAACGTCTCGCCGTAGGTGACCACGCCGTTGCCCTCGCCCGCGGGCGAGGAGGCGTAGGTGAGGTCGGCCCGCACGCCGCCCGGGTTCATCAGCGCGAGCACCGCGCCGTTGCCGGTCGTGGCGGCCAGCTGCGAGTCGGCGATCAGGTTGCCCAGCGGCGACTCGCCCGCGGCGTTC is a window of Saccharothrix espanaensis DSM 44229 DNA encoding:
- a CDS encoding class I SAM-dependent methyltransferase, which codes for MLDRVRHNRVVEEVRSRLRGKLMRAIDDVVGPYHRATSERLDRLQGDLDGLREELRHRSDRVAEDLRRFEIRARRDIVFAGEREAATDTARFVRDEMTAAPHFDHPHATLEHALTLVEHDGLALEFGVYAGSTLKIIAAAREGSGVYGFDSFEGLPENWRSGFPAGMFTVDDLPDVPGAELVVGWFDETLPGFLAEHPGPVTFLHVDCDLYSSTRTVLDLVGPRLVPGSVIVFDEYFNFPGWREHEHKAWTEYVERTGLAFSYEGYTYDHEQVILKVTGVSGADTPPVTAP
- a CDS encoding bacterial proteasome activator family protein; translated protein: MPVGAARVPVGEGGGPDVTDLVEQPAKVMRIGTMIKQLLEEVRAAPLDEASRNRLKEIHKRSIDELEDGLAPELRDELERLSLPFTEEGTPSDAELRIAQAQLVGWLEGLFHGIQTALFAQQMAARVQLEQMRGRALPAGSSAEATEHPPLRGGQYL
- a CDS encoding cysteine desulfurase-like protein, which gives rise to MAFDVARVRGLFPALGDGWVHLDAPAGMQVPEQVATAVSTALRAPVSGPGGIFPASQRAEAIVDAARRAVADLVGADPAGVVLGPSSAVLLQRLSDAVSETWFLGDEVVVSRLDHSSNIAPWQRAAQRTGSVVRWAEVDIETCELPAWQYDELITDKCKLVAVTAASGSVGSRPDLAKIAQSARRTDALVVVDASSAAPFVPLDITSMDADVVAVSANAWGGPPVGALVFRDPSRLDLLPSVAVEPGARGPERLELGPHAYPLLAGLVASVEYLAGLDDAAVGPRRERLLTSLGSVKAYQAGLLANLINELRSLRHVMVIGDAMRRVPALAFTVAGVKSTDGVEHLSERGVCAFADSGQHGVFSVLGVGEVGGAIRVGLAHYTNAVEVDELVRAVAELG
- a CDS encoding class I SAM-dependent methyltransferase, producing MDDAVSRELADLAALHRLSPLMSEYLPTTAHELRPAALAAVVDEVLLGSRTVIVECGCGSSSVLLARLLARRGFGHVLSVEHDERTAAFVASQLRREGLGHVARVVHAPLSPHPAALGGARWYHPQLVHDEVTAYVERYGLVDLLLVDGPLPADARYPALPVFRGVLAPGAAVLVDDAERPDEQPVLRRWSQEFALRFHPTPRTSLATATALE
- a CDS encoding NAD(P)H-quinone oxidoreductase, with amino-acid sequence MHAITIREPGGPDVLEWSDGVRDPEPGPGEVLVDVAATAVNRADLLQRQGLYPPPPGASDVLGLECSGTVAALGEGVTGWQVGDEVCALLAGGGYGERVVVPAAQLLPVPGGVDLVTAASLPEVACTVWSNVVMLARLSAGETLLVHGGAGGIGTHAIQVGKALGARVAVTAGSDERLARCRELGADIAVNYRTQDFVAEVGAADVVLDNMGASYLARNVDVLAPDGRLAIIGMQGGVKGELNIGKLLAKRGAITGTGLRSRPVDGPNGKGAIVAAVREHLWPLVASGQVKPIVHEVLPIRRAADAHRALEDGKDVFGKLVLAF
- a CDS encoding GNAT family N-acetyltransferase encodes the protein MDAWPLRHLVLRTPRLELRPDDDAGLLELVEETLLGIHDPEEMPFAVEWTDAPPETLGPTTVRHYWSERAALTTERWSVNFLVRLAGRVIGVQSLSAESFPVLGEVGTGSWIGLRHQGAGIGTEMRAAVLAFAFDHLGARVARSSAFDDNLASHGVSRRLGYRPNGTFTQVRRGVPAGQTRLALAREQFVRPDWELAVTGVTSCLGLLTGREPAE
- a CDS encoding M28 family metallopeptidase gives rise to the protein MSGRTGIRRVLVIAASASLALAAAPVADAAPAGLKGPALAKKLTQNVSADGVNRHLIAFQRIADRNGGNRAAGTTGYDASVEYVAGKLRGAGFDVTTPEFTYPVQVTDAATAKVGTTTYENLPLTYSPQTPVGGVTGPLRAVPEDATPGCEATDFAGQDFTGSIALIRRGACTFDIKHRNAAAAGAVAVIVANNVAGSLAGFTLGAPGVVPTGGTSQVDGNALFAKAGQPVTVDLRYHSEDRVSRNVIAQTRTGRKDNVVVAGAHLDSVAVGPGINDNGTGSAGLLETALQLGGSPKVNNAVRFGWWGAEEIGLLGSIAYVKSLTFEQQLDIALYLNFDMIGSPNAGYFVYDGDNSDGVGAGAGPYGSGQIEKSFVDYLTVEKKIQVEGTDFTGRSDYGEFIKQGIPAGGLFTGAEVLKTPAQVAKWGGQAGVAYDPNYHLAGDNLGNIDRKALDRNSDALAWVTASYAISTEDVNGVPPRKSRAAARAAAAKSLSVESHDHDHSHDVVA
- the ypfJ gene encoding KPN_02809 family neutral zinc metallopeptidase; translation: MQFNEDAELDTSQVSDLRGGGGGVGGRVALGGGGLGIVGLIIYFVLSQLGGGGQLPTGAGFEDVGRGQQVGSEAIKSKCKTGADANKNADCRAVAFINSIQGYWTDQFARSGRTYQPAQTNFFSGGVQTRCGNATSAVGPFYCPADAQVYIDLVFFQELQQKFGATGGPFVEAYVLAHEYGHHLQNLLGTSDRVRTRSGPKSDSVRLELQADCYAGAWANHATTVPTSSGKPLITGVTQDDIAAALDAAARIGDDFIQKELGGGRIDTTQFTHGTSAQRQKWYTLGYDTGDPARCDTFGTDNLG